The following coding sequences lie in one Desulfitibacter alkalitolerans DSM 16504 genomic window:
- the nth gene encoding endonuclease III, whose protein sequence is MNQSEIVQILECLEIEYPHAKTELEFNTPFQLLIATILSAQSTDVQVNKITKGLFAKYPGPSDFAELEPQVLEKDIKGVGLFRNKSKSIVETSRIIRDKHGGMVPGTMEELIQLPGVGRKTANVVLANAFNIPAIAVDTHVFRVSNRLGIANSKNPEATELDLQKNIPMDKWSQAHHWLIFHGRRVCHARKPACTSCVVEDLCKYRKMQKLETLKEGT, encoded by the coding sequence TTGAATCAGTCAGAAATAGTGCAAATTCTAGAATGTTTAGAAATTGAATATCCCCATGCAAAAACCGAGCTGGAATTTAACACTCCCTTTCAGTTGTTGATAGCCACCATATTATCTGCCCAGTCTACAGATGTTCAGGTGAACAAGATTACAAAAGGTTTATTTGCCAAATACCCTGGGCCTTCTGATTTTGCTGAGCTAGAGCCTCAGGTTCTAGAGAAGGATATTAAGGGTGTGGGACTTTTTCGAAATAAAAGCAAAAGCATAGTGGAAACAAGCAGAATCATAAGGGACAAGCATGGGGGCATGGTGCCAGGCACCATGGAAGAACTGATACAGCTTCCTGGTGTGGGAAGAAAAACAGCTAATGTGGTTTTAGCCAATGCCTTTAACATACCGGCAATTGCTGTGGACACCCATGTTTTTAGAGTATCTAACAGGCTGGGTATAGCTAACTCTAAAAATCCAGAAGCAACAGAATTAGATTTACAAAAAAATATACCCATGGATAAATGGTCGCAAGCCCATCATTGGTTAATATTTCATGGCCGAAGGGTATGCCATGCCAGAAAGCCGGCGTGTACAAGCTGTGTAGTTGAAGATCTTTGTAAATATAGAAAAATGCAAAAGCTAGAAACATTAAAGGAGGGAACATGA
- a CDS encoding putative signal transducing protein: MNEKINWVKLTSLSGEIEAELLMGLLKTHNIPAEKVYPGITQYVKVYMGTAVGVEIHVPENMYHQAKEILKELEDQCGDS; the protein is encoded by the coding sequence ATGAATGAAAAGATAAACTGGGTCAAACTGACCAGTCTAAGTGGTGAGATAGAGGCTGAACTATTGATGGGACTTTTAAAAACCCACAATATACCTGCTGAAAAAGTATATCCAGGTATCACCCAGTATGTAAAGGTATATATGGGAACTGCAGTAGGCGTTGAAATTCATGTGCCTGAAAACATGTATCATCAGGCAAAAGAAATCCTTAAGGAGTTGGAAGATCAATGTGGAGATTCCTAA
- a CDS encoding alpha/beta hydrolase → MSSLEVKNDSIVIENQKIHIDIYTASKNPIGTVLFLHGNIFYSNSYNEFLSNLSQVGNINVVTFDYLGWGRSEGPRGKAQAKKILEQIREMVKYTVKRFPNSKYAIIGDSMGGHFAFEALIDNPELDCCVSHTIRYPGTYANMVDRIFVNLFRIMGLIMPNKTINPLKEAVNAEPKKGGNPTYNKLLKDPKIVTSFDMKTIAELTRVKSNKNHKTKKPVLIIVGEKEENKNEIILAKKASQILTNSQLEVVKDAGHLLFIDHPKLIADLITNWLKKVSFN, encoded by the coding sequence TTGAGCAGCCTGGAAGTTAAGAATGACAGTATAGTAATTGAAAACCAGAAAATACATATTGATATTTATACAGCTAGTAAAAATCCAATTGGTACTGTTTTATTCCTGCATGGGAATATATTCTATTCCAATTCGTATAACGAATTTTTGAGCAACTTAAGTCAGGTGGGCAATATTAATGTAGTAACCTTTGACTACTTGGGCTGGGGACGCAGCGAAGGGCCAAGGGGAAAAGCCCAGGCAAAAAAAATCCTGGAGCAGATCAGGGAAATGGTCAAATACACAGTAAAAAGATTTCCCAACAGCAAATATGCTATAATAGGAGATAGTATGGGAGGTCATTTTGCCTTCGAGGCCTTAATCGACAATCCTGAACTGGACTGCTGTGTATCCCATACCATACGGTACCCGGGGACTTATGCCAATATGGTTGACAGGATTTTTGTAAACCTCTTTAGAATAATGGGACTCATAATGCCAAATAAAACCATTAATCCTTTGAAGGAAGCTGTTAACGCTGAACCAAAAAAGGGGGGTAACCCTACCTACAATAAACTTTTAAAAGATCCCAAGATAGTAACTTCCTTTGACATGAAAACCATAGCAGAATTAACAAGGGTTAAGTCAAATAAAAACCATAAAACAAAGAAACCTGTATTGATAATTGTAGGGGAAAAGGAAGAAAATAAAAATGAAATTATTTTAGCCAAAAAAGCTTCACAGATTTTAACCAACTCTCAACTGGAAGTTGTTAAAGATGCTGGGCATCTGCTTTTTATAGACCATCCAAAGCTTATTGCGGACTTGATAACTAACTGGTTAAAAAAGGTTTCATTTAACTAA
- a CDS encoding amidohydrolase encodes MNKEEIKKKIAHEIDKSFNTLKDLAELLNNSPELGYKEEKTSSILKEEFARLGIDTNDRVAYTGFKGSLKGRSSGVKVAVLGELDSVICHQHPLADKNTGAAHACGHFAQLVLIVGVAMALKNSGVMDFLSGEVCFMALPAEEFIDLEYRERLVADEHIKYKSGKQQAIWEGHFDDVGIVLMHHLLPRDYPYVVYAGMTSNTFISKMVTYTGKESHAGAAPHEGINALNMAMLALNNINAQRETFIEDDKVRVHSIILKGGDAVNVIPGEVVMETVVRGSSQKAVQRAAEKVDQCLLAGSLAMGGHISIKNNAGYLPLVNDDRLMDVYISNMEQFVDKEQIAKMGSIAASFDFGDVTHLIPGLHSFICAAEGNLHTKEFKVFDEQLAYLESLKAMAFTIVDLLFDEGKLAEQIINEYTPRMTKESYLKYLKENSKTMQGRPMKFK; translated from the coding sequence TTGAATAAGGAAGAAATAAAGAAAAAAATAGCACATGAAATTGATAAGAGCTTTAACACTTTGAAGGATTTAGCCGAGCTCCTAAACAATTCTCCTGAACTGGGGTACAAAGAAGAAAAAACCTCGTCAATACTCAAGGAGGAGTTTGCCAGGCTGGGAATAGACACCAATGACAGGGTAGCTTATACAGGATTTAAGGGAAGTCTTAAGGGCAGGTCCAGTGGAGTCAAGGTAGCAGTATTGGGTGAACTAGACAGTGTAATCTGCCATCAGCATCCCCTGGCAGATAAAAATACAGGAGCTGCTCATGCCTGTGGGCATTTTGCCCAGTTGGTTTTAATTGTGGGGGTGGCCATGGCTTTAAAGAACTCGGGGGTTATGGATTTTTTGTCTGGAGAAGTATGCTTCATGGCACTGCCTGCAGAAGAGTTTATAGATTTAGAATATAGGGAAAGATTAGTCGCTGATGAGCATATAAAATATAAAAGTGGCAAACAGCAGGCCATATGGGAAGGACACTTCGATGATGTTGGTATAGTATTAATGCATCACCTTCTGCCCAGAGATTATCCATATGTTGTATATGCAGGCATGACCAGCAACACATTCATCTCTAAAATGGTAACATATACAGGCAAGGAGTCCCATGCCGGTGCTGCACCCCATGAGGGGATTAATGCTCTTAATATGGCCATGTTAGCTTTAAACAATATAAATGCTCAGCGAGAAACCTTCATTGAAGATGATAAGGTAAGGGTGCACAGCATAATTCTCAAAGGTGGAGATGCAGTAAATGTCATCCCTGGTGAGGTTGTTATGGAAACAGTTGTACGTGGTTCTTCCCAGAAGGCAGTGCAGCGGGCCGCAGAAAAGGTTGATCAGTGCCTTTTGGCTGGGTCCCTTGCAATGGGAGGCCATATATCTATAAAAAATAATGCAGGCTACCTGCCCCTTGTTAATGATGATAGGCTTATGGATGTCTATATAAGTAATATGGAGCAGTTCGTTGACAAGGAACAAATTGCTAAAATGGGGTCCATTGCCGCCTCCTTTGATTTTGGCGATGTAACTCATTTGATACCAGGGCTGCATTCATTTATATGCGCTGCTGAAGGAAACCTGCATACAAAGGAATTTAAGGTTTTTGATGAGCAGCTTGCCTATCTGGAAAGCTTAAAGGCCATGGCATTTACTATAGTAGACCTGCTTTTTGATGAAGGTAAGCTGGCTGAACAAATTATTAATGAATATACACCTAGGATGACAAAAGAAAGCTATTTAAAGTATTTAAAGGAAAACTCAAAAACAATGCAAGGCAGACCCATGAAATTTAAATAA
- a CDS encoding DUF503 domain-containing protein, giving the protein MKVGVCTLELRIPYAHSLKEKRSIVKRISNKIKQKFNVSISEIDTQDLWQTATLGIAVVGSHGPLLEGFLETLIDYVESTFDGEIRVLHTEVIAV; this is encoded by the coding sequence TTGAAGGTTGGCGTATGTACCCTCGAACTTAGAATCCCCTATGCACACTCTTTAAAGGAAAAAAGAAGTATAGTGAAAAGGATTAGCAATAAAATTAAGCAGAAGTTTAATGTTTCCATATCAGAGATAGATACTCAAGACCTATGGCAGACGGCAACACTGGGAATTGCAGTGGTGGGAAGTCATGGCCCCCTCCTTGAGGGGTTTTTAGAAACCCTAATAGATTATGTAGAAAGTACCTTTGATGGTGAAATTAGGGTCTTGCATACAGAAGTTATTGCTGTTTAG
- a CDS encoding glycosyl hydrolase family 18 protein, translating into MELHTNQNTIQDTNQEVIRSNPFPYILALLMTLFISGALGIWYYYPSAQWINGASAYSLVIHNTPVSKEEFMWENEALLISVDLIKDRFDPHIYWEPENKRIMVTTRDKTIEMNSRQLTAYINQQPVAVSIPLTVMEDRPYVPIEFLAPVYGITIETLESGITTIDYINKPILTGIVNQQTYLRTGPFYRSPRIESLSVNDSLIIYGEEDGWYKVRSSGGYVGYVDKQHITLQEIQAVTLRDNMSSPPWKPLGGKVNLTWDYISRPRYDISDYKSIPGLNVISPTWFHLADGSGNIINYGSLPYVEWAHDEGLQVWALFSNSFDPEITSEMLGSLENRKNVINQLVVLARLFRLDGINIDFENIYYEDKDLFTQFLRELTPILHEQGLTVSVDVTVRSNSPNWSMVYDRPAISKIVDYVAVMTYDEHWRTSPVAGSVASLPWVEAGLIRMLEQVPREKLLLGVPFYTRIWEEEELADGTIQVTSKALSMRQAEETLKANNALISVDEAAGQNFGIYEDKGKVYKIWIEDEFSMRQRIELVRKYDLAGVASWRRGFEKPHIWDIIIEELTKRP; encoded by the coding sequence ATGGAACTCCATACTAATCAAAACACTATCCAAGATACTAACCAAGAGGTGATTAGATCTAACCCCTTCCCTTATATCCTTGCATTATTAATGACCTTATTTATATCTGGTGCTCTGGGGATATGGTACTATTATCCAAGTGCCCAGTGGATAAATGGTGCATCAGCTTATAGCCTGGTTATACATAATACTCCTGTATCCAAGGAAGAATTTATGTGGGAGAATGAAGCCCTTTTAATTAGTGTGGATTTAATCAAAGACAGGTTTGATCCCCATATATATTGGGAACCAGAAAATAAAAGGATAATGGTAACCACCAGGGACAAGACAATTGAAATGAACAGCAGGCAATTAACTGCCTATATCAACCAACAACCAGTTGCAGTCAGCATTCCTTTAACCGTTATGGAGGACAGGCCTTATGTTCCAATAGAGTTTTTAGCTCCTGTTTATGGAATTACAATAGAAACTCTAGAATCAGGAATTACAACCATTGACTATATAAATAAACCAATCCTTACAGGAATAGTAAACCAGCAAACCTACTTAAGAACTGGTCCCTTTTATAGAAGCCCCAGAATAGAAAGCCTTTCAGTTAATGACAGTTTAATCATATATGGTGAGGAAGATGGCTGGTATAAAGTACGAAGCTCCGGCGGGTATGTGGGTTATGTTGATAAGCAGCATATTACTCTTCAGGAAATCCAGGCTGTTACTCTGAGGGACAATATGTCAAGTCCTCCATGGAAGCCCCTGGGCGGAAAGGTTAACCTAACCTGGGATTATATTTCTAGACCACGCTATGATATTAGTGATTATAAAAGCATCCCTGGTCTTAATGTCATATCTCCCACATGGTTTCATCTGGCAGACGGATCAGGAAACATAATTAATTATGGAAGCCTGCCATATGTGGAATGGGCCCATGATGAGGGGCTTCAGGTCTGGGCACTTTTTAGTAATAGCTTTGATCCGGAAATAACCAGTGAAATGCTTGGAAGCTTAGAAAACCGCAAAAATGTCATCAATCAACTTGTAGTTCTTGCCAGGCTTTTTAGACTAGATGGAATTAATATTGATTTTGAAAACATCTATTATGAAGATAAGGATTTATTTACCCAATTTTTAAGGGAGCTCACACCAATTTTGCATGAACAGGGTCTTACAGTTAGTGTTGATGTAACAGTTAGGTCCAACAGTCCCAATTGGTCTATGGTCTATGACCGTCCTGCCATTAGCAAAATAGTAGACTATGTGGCAGTAATGACATATGATGAGCACTGGCGAACCAGTCCTGTAGCTGGCTCTGTAGCTTCCCTGCCCTGGGTAGAAGCTGGATTAATTAGGATGTTAGAGCAGGTACCAAGGGAAAAGCTCCTTTTAGGGGTTCCCTTTTATACGAGAATATGGGAAGAAGAAGAGCTGGCTGACGGAACCATCCAGGTTACCTCAAAAGCCCTTTCCATGAGACAAGCAGAAGAAACATTGAAAGCCAATAATGCCTTAATAAGCGTGGATGAGGCAGCTGGGCAAAATTTTGGCATATATGAGGACAAGGGCAAAGTCTATAAAATTTGGATAGAAGATGAATTTTCCATGAGACAAAGAATAGAGCTGGTTAGAAAATATGACCTAGCGGGAGTTGCTTCCTGGCGAAGAGGTTTTGAAAAACCCCACATATGGGACATTATTATAGAAGAGCTGACAAAAAGACCTTAA
- a CDS encoding YegS/Rv2252/BmrU family lipid kinase, with amino-acid sequence MDKLLLIYNPVAGEGAFKENLDEVVSLLQKKGYQVIVHRTSNDEDLEIVINNSKNFIDVVTAAGGDGTIHQVVNAMLKNNLTHVPLGIIPVGTSNDIASYLGIPFSFFDAIQIIGSRKVKNIDVGEVNNSCFVNVASGGLLMEVPHTTSVKLKNLTGRLAYYLKGIEQLPNLRPIPIKISCPEETVEEEILLFIILNGSIAGGFKNLAPAASMTDGKLDVLVFKPVPIPRLLSVFVKILRGDHFGDASLKYFQTAGPIEITCEANVGTDVDGEKGPDFPMYIKLRKGLLPVFVPSVNFK; translated from the coding sequence GTGGACAAATTATTGCTCATTTATAATCCAGTGGCTGGTGAAGGAGCTTTTAAAGAAAACCTTGATGAGGTTGTATCACTTTTACAGAAAAAAGGCTACCAGGTTATTGTACATAGGACTAGTAATGATGAAGATCTTGAAATAGTAATCAATAACAGTAAAAATTTTATCGATGTAGTTACGGCTGCAGGTGGAGATGGAACCATACATCAGGTTGTTAATGCCATGTTAAAGAATAACCTGACTCATGTACCCCTGGGAATTATTCCTGTAGGTACATCCAATGACATTGCAAGCTATCTGGGCATACCGTTTTCTTTTTTTGATGCCATTCAAATTATTGGCAGCCGGAAGGTGAAAAACATTGATGTTGGGGAAGTAAACAACAGCTGCTTTGTAAATGTGGCCAGCGGTGGGCTTCTAATGGAGGTGCCACATACCACCAGTGTAAAGTTAAAAAACTTGACCGGAAGGTTAGCCTATTACTTAAAGGGTATTGAACAACTGCCTAACTTGAGACCTATTCCTATTAAAATATCCTGTCCCGAAGAGACAGTTGAGGAAGAAATCCTACTATTTATAATATTAAATGGGTCCATTGCCGGAGGATTTAAGAACCTTGCTCCAGCAGCTTCCATGACTGATGGAAAACTGGATGTTTTAGTTTTTAAGCCTGTTCCAATCCCTAGACTTCTGTCAGTATTTGTAAAAATACTTAGGGGTGACCATTTCGGAGATGCGTCATTGAAATATTTTCAAACAGCAGGTCCTATTGAAATCACGTGTGAAGCAAATGTTGGTACTGATGTGGATGGTGAAAAAGGGCCGGATTTCCCAATGTATATTAAGCTTCGAAAAGGACTTTTGCCAGTATTTGTACCATCAGTTAATTTTAAATAA
- the trmL gene encoding tRNA (uridine(34)/cytosine(34)/5-carboxymethylaminomethyluridine(34)-2'-O)-methyltransferase TrmL gives MHIVLYEPEIPQNTGNIARTCAATGVSLHLIKPLGFSIDDKHVKRAGLDYWHLLDLYEYDNWESFIAQKGHLALYFTSTKGEQYYHNFQYPEDSYFVFGPETRGIPESILRQYWDRVIRIPMRSNSRSLNLSNAAAIVIYEALRQHEFKNITT, from the coding sequence ATGCATATAGTATTATATGAACCAGAAATTCCACAAAATACAGGCAATATAGCCAGGACCTGTGCAGCAACAGGGGTTTCTTTACATTTGATTAAACCACTGGGGTTTAGCATAGATGACAAACATGTAAAAAGGGCAGGCTTGGATTATTGGCACCTTCTGGATCTATATGAATATGATAACTGGGAGAGCTTTATAGCTCAAAAGGGCCATTTAGCCCTGTATTTTACATCAACCAAGGGAGAGCAGTATTATCACAATTTTCAATACCCTGAGGATAGTTATTTTGTTTTTGGACCTGAAACTAGAGGGATTCCAGAAAGCATTCTCAGGCAGTATTGGGACAGGGTTATAAGGATACCCATGAGGTCTAATTCAAGATCTTTAAACTTATCCAATGCTGCTGCCATAGTTATTTATGAGGCTTTAAGGCAGCATGAATTCAAAAACATTACTACCTAG